From the genome of Actinomycetota bacterium:
AGTGGCGCTGGGGCGCATGTCTTTCAACATCATGCAGGCGGTTTTCAAGCGGTTGCATGATGAAGGCCGCCTCGAGCTCAGGGACGAGCCCGGCGCCGACTACCACCGCATCTATTTTCGCGACGGCAATTACGGGATCGAATCCCTGGAGACCCGGGTCATCGAGAGGCCGCCACTGGCCTCGCTGCCAGAGTACCGCCGGCTGCATCCTCAAAAGGAAGAAGGAAGACTGTGAATCCGCAATCAAAGACGCGCGCCCTCTACACCGACCTCGACGGAACGCTCCTGGGAAAGGGGGGCTCTCTATTCCACACGGCCGCGGGACGATTCACCCTTGCCGGAGCCCGCGCGCTGCAGCTATGCGCAGACGGCTGCATCGAAGTCTGTATTTCTTCCGGACGCAGCGTCAAGCTGCTCCGGGAGGACGCCCGCATTCTGGGAATAGGCAGATACATCGCCGAGGCGGGATGCGTTCTGGTGCGAGAGGGCGGCGCCGCGGTTCTCAATTGTGCCCCGTTCGGCGAGAGCAGCGGCGTCAGTGTTTTCGACGAGATTGCCGCGACCGGGGCGCCGGCGTTGCTGTTCGAGAGCTTCGGGCCGGCGCTCACCTATCATGACCCCTGGCATAGCGATCACAGCTTTTCCCACCTGATGCGGGGCAAGATCGATGTCGCCGAGGCGAACCGGTTGCTGGCGGACCGGGGCCACGGCGACCTGAAGGTAGTGGACAACGGCATCGTCGAGGACAGGGGTTACGGCATGCCGGTGCCCGAGATGCATGCCTATCACCTGATCCCGAAGTCGGCGGGCAAGGGCTCGGCCATCGAACGGGACCTGCTCCTGTCGGGATTAAACCGGGACCAAGCGGTGGCCTGCGGGGATTCGGCTCAGGATCTGGAGATGGCCGCGGCTGTGCGCAAGCTCTATCTCATGGCCAATGCCGCGCAGAACCATTCGGGACTCAAAGAGATGCTGGCGGAATACGGGAACGTCGAGCTGGTTTCCCTTCCCATGGTGGAGGGGTTTGCCGAAGCGGTCGGGCGTGAGACGGCCTAGTCGTTCAGGGATTCTTCGGGCGTGAGACGGCCTAGTCGTTCAGGAAGTCTTCGGGGGTAACGTCGTTGAGGAAGGCGCGGAACTTCTCCACGACCTCTTCGGCGTCCTCGACCTCGTGCTCGAACTCGATGGCGTTCTCCTCGACAAGTCTGTCGGAGGCAAAGATGGGAGCGTTGGTCCTTACCGCCAGCGCCAGCGCGTCGCTGGGACGGGAATCCACGTCGACCTCGCCGTTGTCAAGCTTGAGGGTCAGAAGGGCATAGAAAGTGTTTTCCTTCAGCTCTGTGACCGTGACCTTGAGCACCTCCGCGTGCAGCTCGCTCAGTATGGAGGTCATGAGGTCGTGTGTCATCGGACGCGGCAGCTCCGTTCCCTGCAGCTTCATGAGAATAGCGGCGGCTTCCTGGTGTCCGATCCAGATGGGAAGGAATTTATTGGCTTCGGCGGTCTTGAGCAGAATGATCGGCTGTTTGCCGATGACATCGAAGCTTATGCCGTAGAGGACCATCTCTTTCATAACTTTCACCCCTGTCAAGCTATTATAGAAGGAAGCGAATGCGCTTGCCAGCAACCTGCCGCATTGGCTAAACTAACAGTCCGGATGGCGCTGGGGGCCATCCGCTGTTTTGCCCGGGCGTATAGCTCAGTTGGTTAGAGCGCATCTCTGATAAGGATGAGGTCCCTGGTTCGAATCCAGGTACGCCCACCAGCTTCCCCTCCGCAGCCAAAAGTCCCACACTCTCCCATTACCCCCTTCGACGGTAAAGCAGTCGCTTCCGGCAGCACCGCGTCCGCAAGATCCTTCTCACTGTCCCTGGATCTTTTGCCAGGTGCGGCCGCCGTCACGGCTATGGAGTATGGTCTCGCCGTCGCCCACCGCGAAAATATTGTTTGCATCCATGAAAGCCATGGAGCGAATGGCTCGGGTGGTGTGGGAAACCAGGGTGGTCCAGTTATTGCCGCCATCGTTGGTCCGGAGGATCTGTCCGTCCCAGCCTGCAGCGACCAGATCGTTCGGGCCTACAAATTTGATCGTCAGCACCGAAACGTTGAGGTTGCGGGGGCCGTAACCCCAGCTTGTGCCGCCATCGTAGGTTTTCAGAAACACAGTGGTGCCTCCGTAAATGAACACCTTGTCCTGGTCCACATTCCCGGCAAGGATGACGTTCCGATTGTCCAGCAGGTCGACTCCGTAGAGTTTCTGATCCGAGTTCGGCAGGGTCACCTGTTGCCAGTTGACTGCGTCCGTGCTTTTGAAAGCGCTTCCGGTGGAGCTGACCGTAAAGCCGGTGCCGCCGGGAGAAAAACTCACGCTTTGGAGATTCAGTGAAGTATCCTGGCTTGCAAACAGCGGCGTCCAGGTCTTGCCGCCGTCACGGGTGCTGATGATGGTCCCACGCCAGCCCACGGCCACTGCGCCTCCCCCTCCGGTCGACGCGACCGAGTTCAGGGTCTCTTTCGTGGGCGAATCGATCTTCACCCAGGTCCGGCCGGCATCGGTGGAGCGCAGGATGTTGCCGCCGCCGCCGACGGCAATCGCGGTGTCGGCATCAAGGCAGACCACGGAATAGAGATCGGCGGTCACCGGGAGTTTTACCGGAGCCCAGGTGGCGCCTGCATCGGTGGAGCGCATTATGGTCCCGTTCCATCCGGATATCAGCCCCAGACCCGACCCGGAGAAACTCACTCCCGTATAGATCCGCTGCCATGAGGGCGTAGGCGGAGGCGGGGCGTCGGCGGGTATGGTCGGAGTCGGTGCCTCTCCCGGAATTATGCAGCCGGCAGTCAGCAGCACCGCCAGCAAAACCAGGCAGGCCGCGATCACGACTGCGCTCTGGCGCAGGTGGCGCACGATGAAAATTTTGGCAGGGAGAAACATGGGGCACCTATGATTCTACAACAGCCTAACGTTCGTTCACAAAGACCGGTGTCGAACCGAGGGTCAGCTGCTCCGCGGTGGTCTCGGCAGTGTCGCCCTCGACATCGGTGACCAGGATGGGGCCGCGGAGCTCGGATGGCGGTTCGGTGCCGCCCGCATTCCAGAGAACGTAGACCGGGCTGCGGTCGTCAGGGAAGGAAAACCTGTATTTGCCGTCATCGATGCGGCTCACCTGGGAACTGCCCGTCAGCTGCGAGATCAGGGTCTGGTAGGCGCGAAAACCGAGTTTTTTTGTTCCCGCGGTTATGCCGGAGCCGGCCTCGGTGCCCAGGCCGTTGTAAACCAGACCGCAGTGGTCGAAGAAACCGTCCTCGATATCCTCGTACCGGTAGTTCTCATAAAACCGGGCCCACGATACGCGATCGACCTGGGCTCCTAACATGGTAACGAAACGGGCGACCAGTTCGGCAGCCTGCTGATCCTCAGTCTGGCTGGGAGCGTTGGGCGGCCAGGAGAGGCTACCAGTCGGCGTGGCGCATTCCGATACCCAGAAATCGATCTCGGGACTGAGGCCGTGACGCGGCAGCAGGCTCTGATAGTCCTTCATCGTTTCCAGCATCCGTTCCTCGGTCCCGGCGAAGTCGTAAAAGTGCATATCGATTATGTCGAACGGCTTGGCGTTCCCGGGTGACTGAGATGCGATGTCCCCGATAATCCGATCGTATACGTCCAGCGAGTGCCGCCAACCCTCCATGTCCTGTCCGGGCCAGCGAGCGCCAGCCCCCGCAAGCGCGATCTTGCAGTCGTGGCAATTAGCCAGGACCTCATCGCGCGCGGCAAAGAAAAAACGCGGATAGTCATCGGGGTTATCCCACGACAGGTCGGGCTCGTTGCCGATCTGCCATATCTTGATCCATGGGTAGCGGCGGACAAGATGGTCCAGGTTGGTGCGGAAGGTAGTCAGGTCTTCAGGTGCGGAAGAATTCATCGGCAGCACGCAACCGACTACTTCGAAGCCCCGCGCATGCAGCTGCTCGAGATAAGCCGGCTGCTCTATGAACTTCCATCCGTCGAAGTAGAAATCCATCCGGACCCAGCTGACGCCAAGCTCCGTGGTGAGGCCGAGCGAATAGTTCTGATACTGTTCGATCGTATCGAACCCAAGAGCGTCCATCATCATCTGACTGGCGCTCGTTGGCAGCGTGCCAAGAGTGCCCGGACTGTAGAGGCCGAAAGGCGAGTACACGTCCACCGGCGCGTTTTCGAGCGCATCTTCGCCATAAGCGGACAGGATAATCAACATGGCGATCAGCGCGGCCGCGGCCGCGGCGGCAATACTTGGAGGCACAATCTTTTGGAAGTTCGACATCTGTTGAGAACGCTGTTGTTGAGTGACTTTTCCCCGGGAAGACGTGGGATGAAGATACCCGCTGTACCAAGCCTATTAACTGTAACAGAAGTTTATCGCCAATAAATATCGGGGAGAAGGGCTCTCACCACGCTCAGCAATGTCATGCCATCGGTCCAGTTCAAGCAGCAGAGAGGCGCTGCCGATGGTTTTCAACAGAGAGAACCTTTTATCGCGCTGGCTGGAATCGTCGCGATTTCTCTCTTCCAGCAAGGGGCAGGATCTTTGGCAATAGACGCGACCAATAACTCCGGGAGCAGTTTTTCCGACCGCCAGACTGGATATAGCGGCGTACTTGGTCACGTTCTGCGCTCGGCCTATTTCTGGATCGGCATCATCCTGGCGGTACTTGCGGGCGCACAGGTTGCCGCGACCGGTATCCACGAGGTCCAGGGATTTCTCTTTCTCGGCTATTTCATGCCAATTGCCATTGCCGCTCGGTATCTCCCCCGGAGCCGGGCCCTGGCGGTGACCGCAGTCTCGACCGCCATTTATGCTCTCGCCTTTATTCCTGACATGCTGGCGATCGGCGCGAAGCACGGCGAGCTCTCGGTGGAACTCATGGACCGCATCGCCATGTTCATGGCTGCCGGCATTGTTCTTAGCAGTTTCCGGTTCGGCCTCACCCGCGAAAAAGAGCGGGCGCTGCGCGCCGAAAGAGACAGGGCTGACCGCCTCAAGCTGATGCTCGAGATTTCAACCACGGTTTCTTCTTCACTAAAGATCGATCAGGTTCTGCAGTTGCTGGCCGAGCGTATTGTTGAAGCCGTAGACGCAACGTTCTGCAGTGTCTTTCTGCTCGAGGGCGACGGCGATTATCTCCGTATCGTCGCGGCTCATCCTTCCAGAGATCTGAAATTGGGGCCCCCGATCGGCATGACCATACCGCTTTCCCAGTTGCCCGATTTCAAGAAGGCGATCGAAACCAAGACCGCAGTCATCGCTGGTGGCAGGCGCCTGGAATCAATCGAAACCAAGTCCTCGCATTTCCAGTTCCTGCATGATGTCAAATCGTTGATGGTTTATCCACTGGTCGTAGGGGAGAAAGCCGTGGGAGCCGTGGCCATCGGGGAACATCGAGATTGGAAGCGCAGCCCGATGACGATGGAAAAAACAGCGCTCTGTCAGACAATCGTCAATCAGGGCGCAGTAGCTGTCGGTCATGCCCTAAATCACCAGGCGCTCGAGGAAACGTTCGTCGGCACCATCCGCTCGCTTGCCGAGGCCATCGACGCCAAGGATCCCTCAACGCGCGGCCATTCCGACTGGGTTTCCAAGTATGCGCTGATGATCGGCAGACAGATGGGGCTGACTAATGGAGCGCTTGACGAACTAAAATACGCCGGATATCTGCACGACGTGGGCAAGATCGGCATTCCCGATGAAATTCTGGTCAAGAGCAGTCAGCTTTCCCTGGATGAATGGAAGCTGATGAAGAAGCATCCGATCGTCAGCGCCCGCATCCTCGAACCGGTGCCGATTTCGGGCACGATCAAGGCCGCCATCCGCCATCACCACGAGCGTTTCGACGGCAAGGGTTATCCTTACGGCTTGGCCGGCGAGTCGATTCCGTTGGCGGCAAGGGTCCTGTCGGTGGCGGATTCCTACGAAGCCATGACTTCTGACCGGCCCTACAGGCAGGCGCTCTCAGACGAACAGGCGGTCACCGAACTCGTGCGTTGCTGCGGAACCCAGTTCGATCCGGTAGTTGTCGACTCATTTCTGAAATCACTGGGAAGGACCCCCGTCTCGTCGGCTTCCAGTGAAGGCGAATCGCTTACCGGTTAGCCGGCGTCCGGCACGCGCGGCAGGAAAGACCCTTCGTAAGGCCCGAACGCCGAATTCCCCTTTTATCCCGTGTTATTGCCTGCCAAGTCCGACGCTGGTGCGGCTGTTCTTCAACAGCTTTAGAGAATGCAGATAAAGAGGGCTTTTGCCGCTGCGGATAATATCAG
Proteins encoded in this window:
- a CDS encoding YCF48-related protein; translation: MFLPAKIFIVRHLRQSAVVIAACLVLLAVLLTAGCIIPGEAPTPTIPADAPPPPTPSWQRIYTGVSFSGSGLGLISGWNGTIMRSTDAGATWAPVKLPVTADLYSVVCLDADTAIAVGGGGNILRSTDAGRTWVKIDSPTKETLNSVASTGGGGAVAVGWRGTIISTRDGGKTWTPLFASQDTSLNLQSVSFSPGGTGFTVSSTGSAFKSTDAVNWQQVTLPNSDQKLYGVDLLDNRNVILAGNVDQDKVFIYGGTTVFLKTYDGGTSWGYGPRNLNVSVLTIKFVGPNDLVAAGWDGQILRTNDGGNNWTTLVSHTTRAIRSMAFMDANNIFAVGDGETILHSRDGGRTWQKIQGQ
- a CDS encoding HAD hydrolase family protein; translation: MNPQSKTRALYTDLDGTLLGKGGSLFHTAAGRFTLAGARALQLCADGCIEVCISSGRSVKLLREDARILGIGRYIAEAGCVLVREGGAAVLNCAPFGESSGVSVFDEIAATGAPALLFESFGPALTYHDPWHSDHSFSHLMRGKIDVAEANRLLADRGHGDLKVVDNGIVEDRGYGMPVPEMHAYHLIPKSAGKGSAIERDLLLSGLNRDQAVACGDSAQDLEMAAAVRKLYLMANAAQNHSGLKEMLAEYGNVELVSLPMVEGFAEAVGRETA
- a CDS encoding bifunctional nuclease family protein, whose protein sequence is MKEMVLYGISFDVIGKQPIILLKTAEANKFLPIWIGHQEAAAILMKLQGTELPRPMTHDLMTSILSELHAEVLKVTVTELKENTFYALLTLKLDNGEVDVDSRPSDALALAVRTNAPIFASDRLVEENAIEFEHEVEDAEEVVEKFRAFLNDVTPEDFLND
- a CDS encoding HD domain-containing protein; the protein is MAIDATNNSGSSFSDRQTGYSGVLGHVLRSAYFWIGIILAVLAGAQVAATGIHEVQGFLFLGYFMPIAIAARYLPRSRALAVTAVSTAIYALAFIPDMLAIGAKHGELSVELMDRIAMFMAAGIVLSSFRFGLTREKERALRAERDRADRLKLMLEISTTVSSSLKIDQVLQLLAERIVEAVDATFCSVFLLEGDGDYLRIVAAHPSRDLKLGPPIGMTIPLSQLPDFKKAIETKTAVIAGGRRLESIETKSSHFQFLHDVKSLMVYPLVVGEKAVGAVAIGEHRDWKRSPMTMEKTALCQTIVNQGAVAVGHALNHQALEETFVGTIRSLAEAIDAKDPSTRGHSDWVSKYALMIGRQMGLTNGALDELKYAGYLHDVGKIGIPDEILVKSSQLSLDEWKLMKKHPIVSARILEPVPISGTIKAAIRHHHERFDGKGYPYGLAGESIPLAARVLSVADSYEAMTSDRPYRQALSDEQAVTELVRCCGTQFDPVVVDSFLKSLGRTPVSSASSEGESLTG